CCCGAAACCCAAGCTATATACGGGTTCCTGATTGCTATACTCCTCATGGTATTCGGTGGAATTCTGGGATAACTCCGGGATGATAGAGATGAGTGCCGGAACAGAGAAGATAGTCTCAAGTATAATGTCTGATGCACAGGTTAAAGCAGAATCCATATTAGCGGAAGCTGAAAAGGAAAAACAATCCATTCTCTCTGAAGGCGAAGCTCAAGCAGCAGCAGAAAAGGAGAAAATCTTAGAAAACGCTCAAAAAACAGCACAGATGAGGTATCAGCAGATTATCTCAGAAGCTAAGATGAACTCCCGGAGAATGGAACTTGAGGCTCGAGAAGAAGTAATAGAAGAAGCATTCAAAAAAGCTGAAGAACAGCTTAAACAGATTGCTTCCTCAGATGCAACTGAATACAAGACATCTCTGGAAAAAGTGATAACTGAAGCTGGTGTGGAGATAGGCGGAGGTGACCTCATAGTCCTGGTTAAAGAAAGCGATAAGGATAAAATAAAAGGTTCTTTACCTTCTCTTGAAAAGACTATCAGTGATAAAACCAGCAAACCAACAAAACTGGAGATGGGAGAGGCCATAAACACCATTGGCGGTGCCATTGTAAAGACCAAAAATGGTGAAATAGAGGTAAACAACACCATCGAAGCAAGAATGTTGCGCTTTAAAAAATCTCTAAGATCCAAAGTTGCAGGGATATTATTCAAATAGATAGGGGGAATTAAATGGCAGAAGACATTGCTACATTAGTCACTGGACTGGGTTTTCCCTCTGTTGAAGCTTTCCTAGCGGCCATGTTAATCGTACTGGCCATATTCGGAGCAATTGTAGTTATCTCAACACTCAGACCAGTTCTGGGGATTTTCCCCTACACTTATCCCAACGCCAGGATAAGGGCTAGGATTGGTAGGATATTCAATGAAAAACAGCTTCAAGAAATCATCGAAGCTGGAAGTATTGAAGAGGTGAAAAACTACCTCCGCGGGTTCCCAGACTATGCAAAATACATTGATCAGTACCCCCTGGAAAAGGCCCTGGACACCCAGTTAGCCGAAAGCTACGATTTAGTTGCTAGGATTACCCCTGAAAACAGCAGAGACGCCTTCAAATTTCTCCTGAAAAAATGGGATATTCGCAACATTAAAAGTATTATAATAGCCAAAGAAGCAGGTTTAACCACCGAAGAAACACTGGACCTGGTGGTTCCATACGGGGATCTTACAGACAAACTTGATGCATTGGTTGATGCTGATAACATCAACGAAGTATTGAATGCGCTGGAAGGGACAGAATACGCCCCTCTACTGGAGAATGCCATTCCCACCTATCAGGAAACAGGATTACTATTACCATTAGAAGCTTCCCTTGATAACTACCTCCTGACAAAACTCCTGAAGAGTGTTTCCACCCCTGAAGATGATAACACATCCTATCTAAAAAACTATGTGGGAACCATGGTGGATGGAGCTAATCTGAAAATCATCCTGCGAGCTAAAGTCGATGGACTGCACTACGATGATATCGAACCTTACATGATCAGTGATGGTTACCAGATCAGGGAATGGAAATTGAAAGACTTAATGGAATCAGAAGATGTTGCTGGAGTGGTGAGTGGCTTGGAAGGAACAGAATACGCTACTTTACTGGCAGAGGCCATGGCCACCTACAATGAAACTGGTTCCATATCCGCCTTTGAAATTGCCCTGGATAACCATGTGGTGGAAACTGCTAAAAAGATATCATTAAAGAATCAGTTCGGAATCGGACCAATGATTGGCTTTTTAAGCCGAAAAGAGAAAGAAATTAAGAATTTAAAAATCATTGTCCGTGGAAAACGGGAAGAAGGATACACCCCTGCCATGATTAAGGAGATGTTAGTATGAGTTCGAAAATAGCAGTGATGGCAGATCCGGATACCGTGACCGGTTTCATGCTAGGAGGCATTAAAGATGGATTTCCCGTGAAAGACATGGATGAAGCGGGAGATAAACTACAGGAACTGTCCAAAGAGTATTCCATAATAATAACTACTGAAAAAATAGGAGACAATTTCAGAGAAAGAATAGACAAAATGAGTAGTGAAAGTACACTGCCCATGATAATAGAAATTCCAGATAAAACAGGCTCAGTAGAAAGGGAATCAGACCCAATCAGAGAGCTTATAAAAAGAGTAATTGGGGTAGAGATGGTAGAATGACTGCCGAAGGAAAGATAATAAAGATAGCGGGTCCTGTTATAACCGCTAGTGGTATGAGAGGGACCCAGATGTATGAGATGGTGAAAGTAGGTGATGATAAGCTTATCGGGGAAATCATTGAACTCGAGGGTGACACTGCCACCATCCAGGTTTACGAAGAAACAGCCGGTATGAAACCCGGAGAAGTTGTGGAAAGTACAGGAGGACCACTATCCGTGGAGCTGGGACCAGGAATAATTGGATCCATCTTTGACGGAATCCAGAGACCACTAGAAACCATTAAACTGGAAGTGGGAGACTACATTGAAAGGGGTGTGGATGTACCTGCACTACCTAAAGATAAAAAATGGACCTTCAAACCCACAGCCACCGCAGGCACCAAAGTGGAAGGTGGAGATGTCATTGGTGAAGTGCAGGAAACCTCTGCAGTAACCCAGAAAATAATGATCCCACCAAATGTAAGTGGAACCCTGAAAAGCATTGTGGGTGCCGGGGAATACACTGTAACCGAAGACATTGCCGAAGTGGAAACACCTAAAGGTCCGGTTAAAGTTCAATTAATGCAAAAATGGCCAGTCCGAGTTGGAAGACCATACAAGAGCAAACTAGATCCGGACATACCACTGGTAACCGGTCAACGAGCACAGGACACCTTTTTCCCTGTGGCTAAAGGTGGAACCGCAGCCATACCAGGACCATTCGGGTCAGGGAAAACTGTTACCCAGCAGCAACTGGCTAAATGGGCTGACGCGGACATCATTGTCTACGTAGGATGCGGTGAAAGAGGAAACGAGATGACCGAGGTGTTAAAGGAATTCCCGGAACTGGAAGACCCTAAAACTGGTAAACCATTAATGGACCGAACAGTCCTTATCGCTAACACATCCAACATGCCAGTGGCAGCCAGGGAAGCCTGTGTTTACACCGGTATAACCATTGCCGAGTACTTCCGTGACCAGGGATATGACGTGGCTCTAATGGCAGACTCCACCTCCAGATGGGCTGAGGCTATGAGGGAGATCTCCGGGCGACTGGAAGAAATGCCTGGTGAAGAAGGATACCCCGCATACCTTGCATCACGTTTAGCACAATTCTACGAAAGAGCTGGTCGAGTAACCACCGTGGGAACTGAAGATAAGACTGCATCGGTAAGTGTGGTTGGTGCTGTATCACCACCCGGCGGAGACTTGTCCGAACCAGTTACTCAAAACACTCTACGTATTTGTAAAGTGTTCTGGGCACTGGACGCATCTTTAGCAGATAAACGTCACTTCCCATCCATAGACTGGCTGCAGAGCTACTCATTATACGTAGACAGCGTGGAAGGATGGTGGGATGATTCTGTGGGTGCAGACTGGAGAGCAACCAGGGATGAAGCCATGGCCCTGCTGCAGAAAGAATCCGAACTACAGGAAATCGTGCAACTGGTAGGACCAGATGCCCTGCCTGACCGGGAAAGGATCACCCTGGAAAGTACCCGTATGATCAGGGAGGACTTCCTGCAACAGAACGCATACCACGAAGTGGACACCTACTGTTCACCATCTAAACAGTATCAAATGCTCAAAACCATTATAATGTTCCAAGAAAAAGCCACCGCTGCCCTGGAAAGAGGAGCATCATCTGCAGATTTAACCGATCTACAGGTTAAAGAAGAAATCGGAAGGATGAAATTCATACCTGAAGATGAATTTGACGCACAGGTCAAAGAAATCCAGGACAAAATAGTTAAACAGACTAGTGAGGTGTGAAAATGAACGCCAATATCAAAACCAGAGAATATACCACAGTCAGAGAAGTGGCTGGCCCTCTAATGATTGTAGAAGGCGTGGAAGGCGTTGCCTACAGTGAAATTGTGGACATAGAAACACCAAACGGTGAGATGAGAAGAGGACAGGTCCTGGAAGTTAAAGGTGACATTGCTGTGGTTCAGGTTTTCGAAGGAACCAGCGACCTTAACACCGCCACCACCAAAGTAAGATTCACCGGTGAAACTGCCAAGATCGGAGTTTCCCTGGACATGCTGGGACGAGTATTCAGTGGAACTGGAAGCCCCATAGATGGTGGGCCAGAAATCATCCCAGAAAAAGAACTGGACATCAACGGAAGTCCCATGAACCCCTCTGCCAGGGAATTCCCAGCAGAATTCATCCAGACAGGTATATCCACCATCGATGGAATGAACACCCTGGTACGTGGACAGAAGTTGCCCATCTTCTCTGGATCAGGTTTACCTCACAACGAACTGGCAGCCCAGATCGCCAGACAGGCCAAAGTGTTAGCTGAAGAATCAGAGTTTTCAGTTATATTCGCAGCCATGGGTATCACCCACGAGGAAGCAAATTACTTCATGCGTGACTTTGAACGAACCGGAGCCTTAGAACGTGTTACCGTATTCATGAACCTGGCTGATGACCCGGCTATTGAAAGGATCATCACCCCCCGTATGGCACTAACCACTGCCGAGTACTTCGCCTTCGAACACGATATGCACGTACTGGTTATACTCACAGATATGACCAACTATGCCGAAGCTTTAAGGGAAATTTCCGCTGCTCGTGACGAGGTACCCGGACGTAGGGGTTACCCGGGTTACATGTACACTGACCTCTCCAGTTTGTATGAACGGGCTGGTCGTATAGTGGGTAAAGAAGGTTCCATCACCCAGATGCCTATTCTGGTGATGCCTCAGGACGATATAACTCACCCCATTCCTGATTTAACCGGTTACATCACCGAGGGACAGATCGTGCTTTCCAGGGACTTGCACCGTAAAGGTATTTATCCACCAGTAGATGTGCTCCCCTCACTATCACGACTGATGAGTGGTGGAATTGGTGAAGGACAGACCCGTGAAGACCACAGTGGAGTGTCTGACCAGCTTTACTCAGCCTATGCTGAAGGCCGTGACCTCAGAGACTTGATGGCCGTGGTAGGGGAAGAAGCTCTAACTGAACGTGACCGTAAATTCCTGACATTCGCTGATGGTTTTGAAGACAAATTCATCACCCAAAACAGGGACGAAGACCGTTCCATTGAGGAAACACTGGACCTTGGTTGGGAGTTAATGAGTGTTCTACCTGAAGCAGAACTTAAAAGGGTTCGCGCTGAGCACATACCCAAGTACCATCCAGACCACAAATAACCCCCTTCCCATCTTTTTGGAAGAATAATTAGAGGGATGAAAAATGGCACAAGAAATGATTGAAGGCATCAACCCCACCAGGATGGAGCTTTTAAAACTCAAACAGCGAGAAAAACTCGCAGTTAAAGGTCACAGCCTCCTTAAAGAGAAAAGGAACGCTCTGATCATGGAGTTTTTCAACATCCTGGAGAGGGTGAAAGGGTCCCGTGATGAAGTTACAGAGAAACTTCAGGAAGCATATCAGGACTTAACTGCAGCCCAGGTAACCATGGGAGATCTCGCCGTGCGAAAAGCTGCCATGTCCGTTACTGAATCAGTTGACGTTGACATCGACTCCAGGAGTGTTATGGGAGTTGTAGTGCCAGTAATTGACTCAGAAACTCAAAAGAGAACCATTGTAGAACGTGGTTACGGATTCACCGACACCTCAGTCAAACTGGATGAAGCAGCCAAAAAATTCGAAGAATCCATACAGCTCATCATTGAACTGGGAGAAATCGAGAAGACCATAATGTTACTGGCAGGTGAAATTGAATCCACCAAACGACGGGTGAACGCCCTGGAACACATCATCATTCCCCGACTGGAAAACACTGTCAAGTACATTGAAATGCGCCTGGAAGAGATGGAAAGGGAGAATTTCGTTAGGTTGAAGATGATCAAAAAAACCATGGAAGAAGCTGAGGAGGCAATTTAATGGTTCGTATTATAACCCGACTGGATCAGGTTAAAAAAGAGCAGATGAAGAAGGCCAAACCTGCCATTGATTTTGAGATCGGAACTATCTCCGGGAAGGTTAGAGCCATAATTGCTGATGAAGACAAAAAGTTCAAGGCAGGAGAAAACAAACCAGTCAAGATAAAAAAAATCAACATCAACGCCAACCACATATGTTTCATCAGCGCCTACGGAACCAATAAATACGGACATACACTGGCAGTTGGTGAGGAAACTTACCTACCCATAAGCATGGAACGGACAGCAGACCACGCACTCTTCGCTGCGGCCTTAGACTATAAAGTAGAAAAAAATGATTTATTAGGCATTTTAATACTCTTACCTGTGGAATTGAATTTCTAAGGGAGAATACCTGATAAATAACTTTTTATTCTATTATTTTTTTATTTTTATACATTTCAATTTGAAATATTCATTTGATCAATTTTTATAAGGGATATCCCCATCAAAATTGTTATTTTATAATGCAAATTTTTTCTAACTTTAATTGCTGTATTATAATGTTAATCCTCTCATATTCACGACAGAAAATTAGATAAAAAATGGATATTAAAAGGAATAAATATTATTCCTCACAGCGTACCTCATACGCGTAAGGTACGTTTATTATTATAAGTATTGAATTATAAGCAGATGAATCTAAATTTAGATAAAATATGTCACTATACTCCAAACAATTTCTTTTTAATATAATTATTTAGGGGCTCTTTTGCTTTTTCTATTTGAAGGATCAGATCATCCACCAGATATTTAACCTCTTCATAATCTTTCAAGGATTCATCACGCTCTTTATCAAGCTTTTTCAACTCTTTAATTTTAGATTTCCCCCTGAACCTCGATACAACTCCAGGAGAACGTCCACCAGCATAATCAGTGTTAATTTGACGTTTTCTCTCTAAATAAGCCATTTGAATGTTTTTAATATCCCTACGCACGCTTTTTTTCAAATCCTTTAAGATCATCTCTTTTTCGGTAAGTTCAACCAATATCCTTCTTGAATCCGCAATAGAATCTGCTTCCAAGTTAGTATCATAAATATCCTCAATTATTTTATGATAATCTTCAATCTTCATTCTGGCACCGTTTAAAAAAAGATTTAATTTGATTAATGTCCTTTAAATACTGTTTTTACGAATTTACATCGATTAATATTTTAAAAAGATTACCCTCTACCTCGCAATGGGTTTTAAGATCATCATTTTCCTTTTCCATATCTCTTAACTTATAAAGAACATTGGTAATGGAAAAAGTATTTAATATTCCGGTTTTATTTTCTGGTTTGGAGGATATTAATAGAATCGTCACTTGATTACCCTCAATTATAACGTTATAGTTAATGGCATTGATGTAAATGGTGTCAGACAATCTGAGGAGGAGTTTTATGTGCTTTATTGGAAGACCGCTAGTACTGATTATCTCTTTTATCTTATCATTCTCTCTACACTGTTCTATATCAATATCCACTGTACCCACCATAGTTATTTTTATACTACAATATTATATCCTTCCAAGAATAAAATCTTAACTAAAATGAGAGACTATAATCGAGAAGAAAATCTGCTGAAAAAACAGATTCTGAGCCTGAACCGACACCTTCCAAGGCGTAGGAAGAATTTAAAGGAGCTTTTAGAAGAAGATAAACCCCATGTACTGGGATCTGATGGAACAAGGCACCGTTTCAAGAAAAATGAACTTAAAAAAATCTCGTCTATGATTCCAAGGGAATCATGGGGTCGGTTGAAACTTCCCCTTTATATTGAGATTGATGCAGATATGAGTGGTTCGCGTATTGCTGGTAGATTGGAATGTAGTTTGGTGTGCCAGATCCTGGGTCGTGAAGATTGCGGTGAAGAAATTTATATCTACCGACCTGACATAAAATTAGTAAGGCTGGAGTTACCTACCACATCACAGTACATGTTCCTGGTACGGTAAGTACATTAGGTTCATTAAATAAAGGTTCAGTAATATATGCAAAACAAGCTAATGCAAAAAAGATAAAAAACATTCTAACTCAGCAAATACTATTTTTTTGTTACTCAAATTATTTATTTAAATTATAAATAAATTTAATTTATAAATAAAACGTGAATTCACTACAATTAACTCAATTATATTCATTAAAATAATTAAAATAAAAACTAATTAGGATGAATTCGTTATGGGACCTAAAAGGATATGGAAATCAATGAAATCATTCTATTATGACTTTTTATATGATTTTGATTGGGAAGAGATAAAAAAAGATCCAGATAAAATGGCTAAATTATCTATTTTAGCTTTCGGGGCGGAGATAATGGTAACAGTACTTATTGTAATCGGGACCCTGATTTTCATTTTAAGTGTGCTATTTAGATAAGTTAAACAAGCCATATATGGCAAAATAAGTTTAGCCAGGATATAATTCTAATAAAATATGTAAATAGTGTTATATTTCGGGTTTTATTGATTTATAAACCCTCTGTACAATTTTTCGAGCAGAGTAAAGCGCATCTTCCCTGGTTGTACTGGAAGTTAAAACTGTGGCCACTGGTTCTCCTTTTTCAATAATAACCCCCTTATTGGGTAGATCGCAAACTCCATCAAAATTGAGATTACCCACTTGTGATCTGTGATGGGCATGGATTACCATTTTCACTGCAAATTTACTGGGAGGTGGAATGTTCATGAGGTGCCCCTGCGAGGCTTCAAGATGTGCTTCTGCCATATTTATGTCCAAGGCCAGTTCTGCACATTCAAATGTTCCCTGCAGGCGGGGGTTTACCTCAATTACAAATACTTCACCATTTCTTATCATGAAATCTACCCCATTGGAGCCAGTTAGGGATAGATGGCTCACCACTTTTTGAGCAATTTCAGAGATTTTCGAATCATCCCTACATGAGTCTCCATTTTTTTTATCTCGATGATTGCTGTCGCGATAGTAACTTCCACTGTGATTTTCTCCCAGGTAAGTATCTCCGTTATAGGGTACTATGTTTCCACAGTAACCAAAGGGTTCCCTTTGACCCAGTACTTTATCACCTATGATCTGGCTGCTGGTGAGTATGGTCCTGGCATCAGTGCCAGTAGCAAGAACAGAAGCACTGGCATTTTCACCCTGAATGAATTCCTGCAGAATCCATCCACCATCATCAAGCTCAAAATTAACATCCAATGAACTAGCATCCATCTCACAATTAGAGTCTGAAGATGATCTCTTTAGAATCTCATTTAAAAATCGAATCCCATAGCCACCTGAACCATATCTGGGCTTTAAGACAAACCTTTTATCTGGGTCACTGCTGGCAATATCCCGGGCATCTTCCATATCCTTGATAAGATGGGTTTCTGGAACATGGAATTTACCTTGAAGCTTCTTCATAAGTCGATATTTATCTTCAACAGTGTCTACTCTGGTGTTGCCCATGATTTTCTTGGAAGGAAAGATAGCAGGAGATACACCAGCACAACAGATTATCCCATCAGCATCACCAGCCATCTCCAGGGCCATCTTCTCAATAATTAAGGGGTTGAAACATTGAGTGAATCTGCCGCATGATTTTTGTGGTTTTTGATCCAAAGCTGAAAGGAATTTATCAACACAAGTCCTCAGATCCATGGTTCCAAAATAATCCGCTGAATAAACCTGGTATCCTAACTTTTTAAGGGAACAGGCCACAGCCCGGGTGTTAACACCCGCAACTAGAACTTTTTCCATGTAATTACCCTTGAAAATAAATAGTCCCGAGCGGAGTCGAACCGCCGTCGCCGGTTCCAAAGACCAGCAGGATTACCACTACCCTACGGGACTAAAACATAAAAAAGGCCGCATGTGCAGCAATCTCCTTTTAGAAAGAGGTAATATTTAAACTTATCTACCATATATTTAAAGCAGATAAGATGATTTAAATTGAGCTTGGGAGGGCTTTTTTATTGCATTTTCTCTTTAAACGGCATTTTAGACACTTTCTAGGATTTTTTGTGGGTATGAATTCCTCTTCACCCGAAATTAAGTTTTGAATCCTGTTGATTAGAGATATTATACTATTCTCTGCATTTTCATCGAAATATGTTGACCAGAAAATGTTATCTGTTCCCCTTTCCCTTAGGGATGCTATTATCTTCCTATCTTCTTTCACGGTGTCTTTAAATGCTAGACAGTAACCCAATACTTGGTTAATTGCAGAGGGGAATGCCCTTGTTCCAGGTTTGTCATCAATGATCACGAATTCATCAGGCATCATCCACACTTCATCAATGTAGCCACGGATTCCGTAGCGCTCGGAGAGTACGGGCAGTTCTCTGGATAGTAATTCTACTGTTTTCGAGGTTTCTATCATTTCTTCAAATGTGGCGGGTTCAGCATCACGCAGAAATTCCTCTTCTAATCTGGAATGTTCCCTGGTGCCGATGACCATGTTTCTGGTGGGTTGTACTTCAATTCCCTGAAAATTTTCCAGGAATATGCTGTATTCACAGTATCCCTGTTTATTCAACCAGCTTATGGGAAAGTTGTTGCGCCCTCCAATAATCATTACTTGTGATATGTTAGGGTGCACTTTGGATCTAGTTTGGGGTTTTTCACCACCTATAAGACTTTGCTGGATTTTAAACACCTTTCCTACTTTTCATCTTCCTCTTTCTTAATTAGACGGCTACGTAGAACCGTCCAAAGATCTTTATCTTCTTTACTATCCTTGATCTCTTTCGATTCTTTATTCTCATCAATTTTATCAACTTTAGAGCCTTCAATCATTTCTACTTTTTCAACCAATGAACTATCCTTAATGGTTTCCTTTGAACCTGCTTTAGATACTGTTTTTGGAATATCTTTGTTTTCATTCATTCTGGCATCCTTGACCTTTTGAAGTGCTGCTATAAGTTTTTCTCTGTCACTTTTCAGTGCCTCAACTATTTTTTCCAGTTCCTGGTTCTTTTTACGCGTTTTATTCTGTTTTTTGAAAAGTTCTTTGTATGATTTAGATAGCTGACTGTGTTTCCATTCAAGATCTGCAAGTTCAGTTTCATATTCAGCCAAATGACGTTTGTATTCATCTTCCTGCACTGAAATATCCCTTAACTTACCTTCCTCGTCAATTATGTTTCCCAGATCACTTTTTGGTATGACAAATACTTCCATGCTGCAGTCAAGATTATCCGACCTTTTAAGGGGAACCAGATACTGGTTGTATTCATAGGTCTTTTTCTGACCTCCCACGTTTTTCTTAGTCTTCTTTTTATAGCATTTGACTTGTGATTTTACCAGTTTCACCAAATTGATCTACCCCTAAAGATTCAAAAATACTATTTAAAAATCATATTTAGCAACTAAGTAAAGATTTTACCATATCCTATTTTTTAAGTTATGTTCTTGCACTTCATAAAGTTTCTTAAGTTAAAAAAATCACACTGCAACCCATTATTAACCCCAGACATAGGAATTCTATTTAAAACAATACTCCTGAGTTTTAGTTTTATATGAAGATATTATAATGACTATAATATGACTTGCCGATTCGTATAAAAAAAATGTTGCTTTATGAATTTGTATAAAGGTGAATGAATGGACAACAAAAATACTATTTTAGGATACGATAGATTCTTGATGATGGCTCTCCTGAAAGATGGAGCACTTACTTTAGAGGAATTGGATGATAAGACCATCCTTTTTTATCTCTTATCTGGTGCCAGCAGTTACCAGAAAAAGAACAACCTTTAATGGAAAAGATGTTTTTCACACTATCCCACTTAATATATGAAATAGAAGACCAAAGATCATCTAAAAAGGTGGGTAAGACCGAAGAAGAATGTGAAAAACTCATTGAAAATGGATGGGTTATTCTGGAAGGTGGTAAGTATTCGCTGACACCAGAAGGAGAGGAAGAAGCTCAAAAATTCGTCCGTAACATGGAGAAAAAAGCAGCGCTGGTACGTAAGGATTTCTTCAAACCTGACGCAGCTGCCAAAAACACCACAGTATTAGATGCCTTTTTGGCAATTATGAAGCTAGGATCAGGGCTGGTGAGTGGAAGTGTGGGACTCACTGCCGATGGTACCGATGCCACCATGGACACCATTTCTGCTTTTATGGTATGGCTGGGAATCAAGTACCACCGTGAAACACTCTCAACCCTTCTGGTGATATTTGGTTTATTCTTCGCTTCCCTGAGCATTGGTTATGATTCAGTTACACATCTCATAAGTGCCTATTATGGAGTGCTGGACCCTATGGGAATGCCCTATCTGGTTATAGTGGTGGAGGGAATAGACATTTTAGCAGCCTTCTTCCTATTCTACTACCAGCGCTATGTGGGAAAGGTGAATTACAATCTTACTCTCATATCCCAGTCAGTGGACTCTAAGAACCACATATTTATAGGTTTATCAGTTATTGCCGGGGCAATTTTCACATTGCAAGGTATTTACTTTGTAGATGCTCTTATCGCATCATTTATATCCATTGGAATCTTCAAAGACGCAGTAGATCTACTCAGAGAGGCTATTTCA
This is a stretch of genomic DNA from Methanobacteriaceae archaeon. It encodes these proteins:
- a CDS encoding ATP-grasp domain-containing protein — protein: MEKVLVAGVNTRAVACSLKKLGYQVYSADYFGTMDLRTCVDKFLSALDQKPQKSCGRFTQCFNPLIIEKMALEMAGDADGIICCAGVSPAIFPSKKIMGNTRVDTVEDKYRLMKKLQGKFHVPETHLIKDMEDARDIASSDPDKRFVLKPRYGSGGYGIRFLNEILKRSSSDSNCEMDASSLDVNFELDDGGWILQEFIQGENASASVLATGTDARTILTSSQIIGDKVLGQREPFGYCGNIVPYNGDTYLGENHSGSYYRDSNHRDKKNGDSCRDDSKISEIAQKVVSHLSLTGSNGVDFMIRNGEVFVIEVNPRLQGTFECAELALDINMAEAHLEASQGHLMNIPPPSKFAVKMVIHAHHRSQVGNLNFDGVCDLPNKGVIIEKGEPVATVLTSSTTREDALYSARKIVQRVYKSIKPEI
- a CDS encoding DUF22 domain-containing protein, yielding MVRIITRLDQVKKEQMKKAKPAIDFEIGTISGKVRAIIADEDKKFKAGENKPVKIKKININANHICFISAYGTNKYGHTLAVGEETYLPISMERTADHALFAAALDYKVEKNDLLGILILLPVELNF
- a CDS encoding V-type ATP synthase subunit D — protein: MAQEMIEGINPTRMELLKLKQREKLAVKGHSLLKEKRNALIMEFFNILERVKGSRDEVTEKLQEAYQDLTAAQVTMGDLAVRKAAMSVTESVDVDIDSRSVMGVVVPVIDSETQKRTIVERGYGFTDTSVKLDEAAKKFEESIQLIIELGEIEKTIMLLAGEIESTKRRVNALEHIIIPRLENTVKYIEMRLEEMERENFVRLKMIKKTMEEAEEAI
- a CDS encoding V-type ATP synthase subunit F; the encoded protein is MSSKIAVMADPDTVTGFMLGGIKDGFPVKDMDEAGDKLQELSKEYSIIITTEKIGDNFRERIDKMSSESTLPMIIEIPDKTGSVERESDPIRELIKRVIGVEMVE
- a CDS encoding ATP synthase subunit A, whose protein sequence is MTAEGKIIKIAGPVITASGMRGTQMYEMVKVGDDKLIGEIIELEGDTATIQVYEETAGMKPGEVVESTGGPLSVELGPGIIGSIFDGIQRPLETIKLEVGDYIERGVDVPALPKDKKWTFKPTATAGTKVEGGDVIGEVQETSAVTQKIMIPPNVSGTLKSIVGAGEYTVTEDIAEVETPKGPVKVQLMQKWPVRVGRPYKSKLDPDIPLVTGQRAQDTFFPVAKGGTAAIPGPFGSGKTVTQQQLAKWADADIIVYVGCGERGNEMTEVLKEFPELEDPKTGKPLMDRTVLIANTSNMPVAAREACVYTGITIAEYFRDQGYDVALMADSTSRWAEAMREISGRLEEMPGEEGYPAYLASRLAQFYERAGRVTTVGTEDKTASVSVVGAVSPPGGDLSEPVTQNTLRICKVFWALDASLADKRHFPSIDWLQSYSLYVDSVEGWWDDSVGADWRATRDEAMALLQKESELQEIVQLVGPDALPDRERITLESTRMIREDFLQQNAYHEVDTYCSPSKQYQMLKTIIMFQEKATAALERGASSADLTDLQVKEEIGRMKFIPEDEFDAQVKEIQDKIVKQTSEV
- a CDS encoding DUF61 family protein, yielding MRDYNREENLLKKQILSLNRHLPRRRKNLKELLEEDKPHVLGSDGTRHRFKKNELKKISSMIPRESWGRLKLPLYIEIDADMSGSRIAGRLECSLVCQILGREDCGEEIYIYRPDIKLVRLELPTTSQYMFLVR
- a CDS encoding Dna2/Cas4 domain-containing protein produces the protein MIIGGRNNFPISWLNKQGYCEYSIFLENFQGIEVQPTRNMVIGTREHSRLEEEFLRDAEPATFEEMIETSKTVELLSRELPVLSERYGIRGYIDEVWMMPDEFVIIDDKPGTRAFPSAINQVLGYCLAFKDTVKEDRKIIASLRERGTDNIFWSTYFDENAENSIISLINRIQNLISGEEEFIPTKNPRKCLKCRLKRKCNKKALPSSI
- a CDS encoding V-type ATP synthase subunit C, with product MAEDIATLVTGLGFPSVEAFLAAMLIVLAIFGAIVVISTLRPVLGIFPYTYPNARIRARIGRIFNEKQLQEIIEAGSIEEVKNYLRGFPDYAKYIDQYPLEKALDTQLAESYDLVARITPENSRDAFKFLLKKWDIRNIKSIIIAKEAGLTTEETLDLVVPYGDLTDKLDALVDADNINEVLNALEGTEYAPLLENAIPTYQETGLLLPLEASLDNYLLTKLLKSVSTPEDDNTSYLKNYVGTMVDGANLKIILRAKVDGLHYDDIEPYMISDGYQIREWKLKDLMESEDVAGVVSGLEGTEYATLLAEAMATYNETGSISAFEIALDNHVVETAKKISLKNQFGIGPMIGFLSRKEKEIKNLKIIVRGKREEGYTPAMIKEMLV
- a CDS encoding ATP synthase subunit B, giving the protein MNANIKTREYTTVREVAGPLMIVEGVEGVAYSEIVDIETPNGEMRRGQVLEVKGDIAVVQVFEGTSDLNTATTKVRFTGETAKIGVSLDMLGRVFSGTGSPIDGGPEIIPEKELDINGSPMNPSAREFPAEFIQTGISTIDGMNTLVRGQKLPIFSGSGLPHNELAAQIARQAKVLAEESEFSVIFAAMGITHEEANYFMRDFERTGALERVTVFMNLADDPAIERIITPRMALTTAEYFAFEHDMHVLVILTDMTNYAEALREISAARDEVPGRRGYPGYMYTDLSSLYERAGRIVGKEGSITQMPILVMPQDDITHPIPDLTGYITEGQIVLSRDLHRKGIYPPVDVLPSLSRLMSGGIGEGQTREDHSGVSDQLYSAYAEGRDLRDLMAVVGEEALTERDRKFLTFADGFEDKFITQNRDEDRSIEETLDLGWELMSVLPEAELKRVRAEHIPKYHPDHK
- a CDS encoding V-type ATP synthase subunit E encodes the protein MSAGTEKIVSSIMSDAQVKAESILAEAEKEKQSILSEGEAQAAAEKEKILENAQKTAQMRYQQIISEAKMNSRRMELEAREEVIEEAFKKAEEQLKQIASSDATEYKTSLEKVITEAGVEIGGGDLIVLVKESDKDKIKGSLPSLEKTISDKTSKPTKLEMGEAINTIGGAIVKTKNGEIEVNNTIEARMLRFKKSLRSKVAGILFK